Proteins from a single region of Dysosmobacter acutus:
- a CDS encoding phosphatase PAP2 family protein has product MTAIELSILDWIQTARCGFLDAVMPVVTALGDSGIIWILLTLVLLCIPRYRRTGMCLACALVLDVVCCNLMLKPLVARVRPFDANPVVELIVGRPTDWSFPSGHTAASFASTAALYASGERLWIPAAVLSVLIAFSRLYLYVHYPTDVIAGLILGTVLGVLGRKLFLFLERKAGRRAS; this is encoded by the coding sequence ATGACTGCCATTGAACTTTCCATATTGGACTGGATTCAGACCGCCCGCTGCGGCTTTTTGGACGCGGTGATGCCAGTCGTCACGGCCCTGGGAGACTCCGGGATAATCTGGATTCTTCTGACCCTTGTCCTCCTCTGCATTCCCAGGTATCGCCGCACCGGCATGTGTCTTGCCTGCGCCCTGGTGCTGGACGTGGTGTGCTGTAATCTGATGCTCAAGCCCCTGGTGGCCCGGGTCAGGCCCTTTGACGCAAACCCGGTTGTGGAGCTGATTGTGGGCCGTCCCACGGACTGGTCCTTTCCCTCCGGCCATACGGCGGCTTCCTTTGCCTCCACGGCGGCGCTGTATGCCAGCGGGGAGAGGCTGTGGATTCCGGCGGCGGTGCTGTCGGTGCTGATTGCCTTCTCCCGGCTGTACCTCTATGTCCATTACCCCACCGATGTGATAGCGGGGCTGATCCTGGGGACCGTTCTGGGCGTGTTGGGCAGAAAACTGTTCCTCTTTCTGGAGCGTAAGGCGGGGAGGAGGGCGTCGTGA
- a CDS encoding ATP-binding protein yields the protein MNIKEAKQEISNTLRAYLTRDELGGYLIPAIRQRPILLMGPPGIGKTQIMEQIAAETDVGLVSYTITHHTRQSAMGLPFIRQRTYGGQERSVTEYTMSEILASVHELMERTGIREGILFLDEINCVSETLAPMMLQFLQCKTFGNQPLPEGWMIVAAGNPPEYNKSVRDFDVVTLDRVKRIDVTEDFGVWKEYAHRRGLHGAVISYLDIKKENFYQVETSVDGLQFATARGWEDLSELMQVYERLGIPVTREVIGQYIQLPRIAKDFAGYLALYYKYQRTYHVEEILRGTYPASTASELRSAPFDERLSVMGLMMSRLSEAARKVRMQDQLTQSLHGDLLQFRERIGAEAPDAVLRDLTHRLQAEGKRRREAGQENRELRALTARRIQALDSCRQALAGENSSPMDAVRPLLQTEVDERKALAEEASGFFDHAFSFLEDAFGPSQELVIFVTEITAGYDTSWFVETFGCDAYFRHNKELMFDSTRRRIHLEIEAARSAEQAP from the coding sequence ATGAATATCAAAGAGGCAAAACAGGAAATCTCCAACACGCTGCGGGCCTATCTCACCCGGGACGAGTTGGGCGGCTATCTCATCCCCGCCATCCGCCAGCGGCCCATTTTGCTGATGGGCCCCCCGGGGATCGGAAAAACCCAGATCATGGAGCAGATCGCCGCCGAGACCGATGTGGGGCTGGTGTCCTACACCATCACCCACCACACCCGCCAAAGCGCCATGGGCCTGCCCTTCATCCGTCAGCGCACCTACGGCGGCCAAGAGCGCTCGGTCACCGAGTACACCATGAGCGAAATCCTGGCCTCGGTCCACGAGCTGATGGAGCGGACCGGCATCCGGGAGGGCATTCTCTTTTTGGATGAGATCAACTGCGTCTCCGAAACCCTGGCCCCCATGATGCTCCAGTTCCTCCAGTGCAAGACCTTCGGCAACCAGCCTCTGCCGGAGGGCTGGATGATCGTGGCGGCGGGCAACCCGCCGGAGTACAACAAGTCCGTCCGGGACTTTGACGTGGTGACGCTGGACCGGGTCAAGCGGATCGACGTCACCGAGGACTTCGGCGTGTGGAAGGAGTACGCCCACCGCCGCGGCCTCCACGGGGCCGTCATCTCCTACCTGGACATCAAAAAGGAAAACTTCTACCAGGTGGAAACCTCGGTGGACGGCCTTCAGTTTGCCACCGCAAGAGGCTGGGAGGACCTGAGCGAGCTGATGCAGGTCTATGAGCGCCTTGGAATCCCCGTCACCCGGGAGGTCATCGGCCAGTATATCCAGCTGCCCCGGATCGCAAAGGATTTCGCCGGCTATCTGGCCCTTTACTACAAGTACCAGCGCACCTATCACGTGGAGGAGATTCTCCGGGGCACGTATCCGGCCTCCACAGCCTCCGAGCTGCGCTCCGCGCCCTTTGACGAGCGCCTCTCTGTCATGGGGCTGATGATGTCCCGTTTGTCGGAGGCCGCCCGCAAGGTGCGGATGCAGGATCAGCTTACCCAATCGCTCCACGGTGACCTGCTGCAATTCCGGGAGCGGATCGGCGCCGAGGCGCCTGACGCGGTCCTCCGGGATTTGACCCATCGGCTCCAGGCGGAGGGCAAACGCAGGAGGGAGGCCGGGCAGGAGAACAGAGAGCTCCGCGCGCTGACGGCACGCCGGATTCAGGCCCTGGACTCCTGCCGCCAGGCGCTGGCCGGAGAGAACAGCAGTCCCATGGACGCGGTCCGCCCCCTCCTTCAAACGGAGGTGGACGAGCGGAAGGCTCTGGCGGAGGAGGCCTCCGGATTCTTTGACCACGCCTTCTCCTTCCTGGAGGATGCCTTTGGCCCCAGCCAGGAGCTGGTGATCTTTGTGACGGAGATCACCGCCGGCTACGATACCTCCTGGTTCGTGGAGACCTTTGGCTGCGACGCCTATTTCCGCCACAACAAGGAGCTGATGTTCGACTCCACCCGCCGCCGCATCCACTTGGAGATCGAGGCCGCCCGCTCCGCGGAGCAGGCGCCGTAA
- a CDS encoding MerR family transcriptional regulator has translation MRYSIGQAAERCGVSVRTLRYYDQIGLLKPADTGASGYRCYDESSLLRLREILFYRELDFSLEEIRRMLDTPAYDRARAMERQRRLLTLKCERLMGLIALLERNLKGEDTMNLSAFDDSAYQAEKERYAAEAKERWGQTEAYAQSEEKRRTHVQEQGLQRRMEELFARFAALREPESREGRELVEQWRRFISENYYECTPEILSDLGRMYAEDRRFQENIDRFGPGTARRMSQAIEAYCNKA, from the coding sequence ATGCGCTATTCCATCGGACAGGCCGCGGAGCGGTGCGGCGTGAGCGTACGCACGCTGCGCTATTATGACCAGATCGGACTGCTGAAACCGGCGGACACCGGAGCGTCCGGCTACCGCTGCTACGACGAGTCCAGCCTCCTTCGCCTGCGGGAGATTTTATTTTACCGGGAGCTGGATTTTTCGCTGGAGGAGATCCGGCGCATGCTGGATACACCGGCTTACGACCGCGCCCGGGCCATGGAGCGGCAGCGCCGGCTTCTCACACTCAAGTGTGAGCGGCTGATGGGGCTGATCGCCCTGCTGGAGCGGAATTTGAAAGGAGAGGATACCATGAATTTGAGCGCCTTTGATGACAGCGCTTATCAGGCGGAAAAAGAGCGTTACGCCGCCGAGGCAAAAGAACGCTGGGGCCAGACGGAGGCCTATGCCCAGAGTGAAGAAAAACGACGCACCCATGTTCAGGAGCAGGGGCTCCAGCGCCGGATGGAGGAGCTGTTTGCCCGCTTTGCCGCCCTGAGGGAACCGGAGTCCCGTGAGGGACGGGAACTGGTGGAGCAGTGGAGGCGGTTCATCAGCGAAAACTACTACGAGTGCACGCCGGAGATTCTTTCGGACCTGGGGCGGATGTATGCGGAGGACAGACGGTTTCAGGAAAACATAGACCGCTTTGGACCGGGCACGGCCCGGCGGATGAGCCAGGCCATCGAGGCCTACTGCAATAAAGCGTGA
- a CDS encoding acetyl-CoA carboxylase biotin carboxyl carrier protein gives MTNQELSELIALFDRSTALTMKLSEEGFSLELDRRGSGEAPVSSVPQPAAAEDSGCGGKWVRAPLVGTFYAAPGPDQPPFVQPGSHVAKGQTLCLIEAMKMMSEVCAPCDLIVEEAAAQNGQLLSYDAPIFRYREE, from the coding sequence ATGACCAACCAAGAACTCTCTGAGCTGATTGCTCTTTTTGACCGCAGCACCGCATTGACCATGAAACTCTCCGAAGAGGGGTTTTCCCTGGAACTGGACCGCAGGGGAAGCGGAGAGGCGCCTGTCTCTTCTGTTCCGCAGCCCGCAGCGGCGGAGGATTCCGGGTGCGGCGGCAAGTGGGTCAGGGCGCCGCTGGTGGGCACCTTTTACGCCGCTCCCGGCCCTGACCAGCCGCCCTTTGTCCAGCCCGGCAGCCACGTCGCAAAGGGACAGACGCTCTGCCTCATTGAGGCCATGAAGATGATGAGCGAGGTCTGCGCGCCCTGCGACTTAATCGTTGAGGAGGCGGCGGCGCAAAACGGCCAGCTGCTCTCCTATGATGCGCCCATCTTCCGGTATCGGGAGGAATGA
- a CDS encoding efflux RND transporter permease subunit — protein sequence MIEKIAHTLTRKPKLVALIAVALLVPSVLGAVATRINYDILTYLPEDLESTQGEALLEDPFHDAAISMLIVEDMPSGYTDRLIQDIQRVPGVSNAIWVSNLVGIQIPIDMIPADIRNMFYSGDSTMMIIQYEKPGASKETMAAIDQVRSVCNEHCFLAGFSVVIKDTKDLVDEELPLYVLLAVVLAFAAMSLTMDSWILPLVFLSDIGIAILYNFGTNIFLGEISYITKAIAAVLQLGVTMDYSIFLYRRYEEERSSYEDNRDAMAQAIEAAFTSLSGSSLTTIAGFLALCFMQLTLGRDIGIVMAKGVVLGVASVILVLPALLLIFDGPINRFRHRAFLPRFEKVNSHIVRRSKRYVALFLLLFIPFVYAQNHAGVYYKLDEALPQDMASIVANNKLKSDYNMASTHFVVLRSDLSATEMNALESQVKDLAGIDAVVSCSSLLGTGIPDFFIPEAVTGMLKQDGYQLMMINSRYATASNQVSEQLRQLGEVVKRYDPEAKITGEAALTADLISTSSVDFKVTSYISIAAIFLIIAVLFGSLSVPLVLVSTIELAIFINQGIPYFTGSVIPFVSPTIIGCVQLGATVDYAILMTTRFREELNRGLDRKAAIAVAATASDSSIITSSLVLFCATLGVGMISRIEIISSICIMLARGALISAVVSIFILPSVLCVCEPLIAKTSLKWRPRSKSEKSELSSVR from the coding sequence TTGATTGAAAAGATCGCCCATACCCTGACCCGCAAGCCCAAATTGGTGGCGCTGATCGCGGTGGCGCTGCTGGTCCCCTCCGTCCTTGGCGCCGTGGCCACCCGCATCAACTACGACATTTTGACCTACCTGCCGGAGGATCTGGAATCCACCCAGGGCGAGGCTCTGCTGGAGGACCCCTTTCACGACGCGGCCATCAGCATGCTGATCGTGGAGGATATGCCCTCCGGCTACACCGACCGCCTGATCCAGGACATCCAGAGGGTTCCCGGCGTCAGCAACGCCATATGGGTATCCAACCTGGTGGGCATTCAGATTCCCATCGACATGATCCCCGCCGATATCCGGAACATGTTCTACTCCGGGGACTCCACCATGATGATCATCCAGTATGAAAAGCCCGGCGCCTCCAAGGAGACCATGGCCGCCATCGACCAGGTCCGGTCCGTGTGCAACGAGCACTGCTTTCTGGCCGGGTTCTCCGTGGTCATCAAGGACACCAAGGACCTGGTGGACGAGGAGCTGCCCCTCTATGTGCTGTTGGCGGTGGTGCTGGCCTTTGCGGCCATGTCGCTGACCATGGATTCCTGGATTCTGCCGCTGGTGTTTCTTTCTGACATCGGCATCGCCATTCTTTACAATTTTGGCACCAACATCTTCCTGGGGGAAATCTCCTACATCACCAAGGCCATTGCCGCCGTACTCCAGCTGGGCGTAACCATGGACTATTCCATCTTCCTCTACCGCCGCTACGAGGAGGAGCGCAGCAGCTATGAGGACAACCGGGACGCCATGGCCCAGGCCATCGAGGCGGCCTTCACCTCCCTCTCCGGCAGCAGCCTCACCACGATCGCCGGCTTTCTGGCCCTGTGCTTCATGCAGCTGACGTTAGGCCGCGACATCGGCATCGTCATGGCAAAGGGCGTGGTACTGGGCGTGGCCTCCGTGATTTTGGTGCTGCCCGCTCTGCTGCTGATCTTTGACGGACCCATCAACCGCTTTCGCCACAGGGCCTTTCTCCCCCGCTTTGAAAAGGTCAACAGCCACATTGTCCGCCGCAGCAAGCGGTATGTGGCGCTGTTCCTGCTGCTGTTTATCCCCTTTGTCTACGCCCAGAACCACGCCGGCGTCTACTACAAGTTAGATGAGGCCCTGCCTCAGGACATGGCCTCCATCGTGGCTAACAACAAGCTGAAAAGCGACTACAATATGGCCTCCACCCATTTTGTGGTGCTGCGCAGCGACCTCTCCGCCACGGAGATGAACGCCCTTGAATCCCAGGTCAAGGACCTTGCCGGCATCGACGCGGTGGTCTCCTGCTCCAGTTTGCTTGGCACCGGCATCCCCGATTTTTTCATTCCCGAGGCGGTGACCGGCATGCTCAAGCAGGACGGCTATCAGCTGATGATGATCAACTCCCGCTATGCAACCGCGTCCAATCAGGTTTCCGAGCAGCTCCGGCAGTTAGGGGAGGTGGTCAAGCGCTACGACCCGGAGGCCAAAATCACCGGCGAGGCGGCCCTGACCGCCGACCTGATCTCCACCTCCAGCGTGGACTTCAAAGTCACCAGCTACATCTCCATCGCCGCCATCTTTCTCATCATCGCCGTGCTGTTCGGCTCTCTGTCCGTACCGCTTGTGCTGGTGTCCACCATTGAGCTGGCCATTTTCATCAACCAGGGCATCCCCTATTTCACCGGCTCCGTCATCCCCTTTGTCTCCCCCACCATCATCGGCTGCGTGCAGTTAGGCGCCACGGTGGATTACGCCATTTTGATGACCACCCGGTTCCGGGAGGAGCTGAACCGGGGACTGGACCGCAAGGCGGCCATCGCGGTGGCCGCCACCGCTTCCGATTCCTCCATCATCACCAGCTCCCTGGTCCTGTTCTGCGCCACCCTTGGCGTGGGGATGATCTCCAGGATCGAGATCATCAGCTCCATCTGCATCATGCTGGCCCGGGGCGCGCTGATCTCCGCCGTGGTCAGCATCTTCATCCTTCCCTCCGTGCTGTGCGTCTGTGAGCCTCTGATCGCCAAAACCAGCCTCAAATGGAGGCCCCGGTCCAAATCGGAAAAATCGGAGCTCTCCTCCGTCAGATAG
- the accC gene encoding acetyl-CoA carboxylase biotin carboxylase subunit, producing the protein MFKRVLIANRGEIALRILRACREMDIETVAAYSQADAESLPVQLATEAVCIGPARASESYLNQDALLTAAIGTGCDAIHPGYGFLSESAGFADRCKEAGLVFIGPSGDCIRRAGSKASACALMRQAGVPTVPGSDGAVADAESALAVAEQVGYPVLVKASAGGGGRGIRRCDSPEQLISAFDEARAEALSCFGDGEMYLEKCIVNPRHIEVQILADREGRIIHLYDRDCSVQRRNQKLIEEAPARCLTAELRREMGAAAVRAAKAVGYENAGTVEFLLDESSRFYFMEINTRIQVEHGVTELITGIDLVRQQLRIAAGLPLPCTQEEVPLRGHAIECRVNAEDPGAGFRPCPGRAGFVHFPGGCGVRVDSCLYTGWVLPPYYDSLAAKLLVHAPTRLEAIRRMRRCLEELTIEGFPTNAELSHLILYHPEFLRGAYTTSFLEAQLDALLSWDRRAGEWEETL; encoded by the coding sequence ATGTTCAAGCGCGTTTTGATTGCCAACCGGGGTGAAATTGCCCTTCGAATCCTGCGCGCCTGCCGGGAGATGGACATTGAGACGGTTGCGGCGTACTCCCAGGCGGACGCTGAATCCCTTCCCGTCCAGCTTGCCACCGAGGCCGTGTGCATCGGCCCGGCCCGGGCATCGGAGAGCTATCTCAACCAGGACGCCCTGCTGACGGCGGCGATTGGCACCGGCTGTGATGCCATCCATCCCGGCTACGGCTTTCTCTCCGAAAGCGCCGGGTTCGCCGACCGCTGCAAGGAGGCGGGACTTGTCTTCATCGGTCCCTCCGGCGACTGCATCCGCAGAGCCGGCAGCAAGGCCTCCGCCTGCGCCCTGATGCGCCAGGCCGGCGTGCCCACGGTGCCCGGCTCCGACGGAGCGGTGGCCGATGCCGAATCGGCCCTTGCCGTGGCGGAGCAGGTGGGGTATCCGGTGCTGGTGAAAGCCTCTGCCGGAGGAGGCGGACGGGGAATCCGCCGCTGCGACAGTCCGGAGCAGCTGATCTCCGCCTTTGATGAGGCCCGGGCGGAGGCTCTTTCCTGCTTTGGCGACGGGGAGATGTACCTTGAAAAGTGCATTGTAAACCCCCGCCACATCGAAGTGCAGATCCTGGCCGACCGGGAGGGCCGTATCATCCACCTCTACGACCGGGACTGCTCCGTTCAGCGGCGAAACCAAAAGCTGATCGAAGAGGCCCCCGCCCGGTGCCTGACGGCGGAGCTGCGCCGGGAGATGGGCGCGGCGGCGGTGCGGGCGGCCAAAGCCGTGGGCTACGAGAACGCCGGAACGGTGGAATTTCTCCTGGATGAGAGCAGCCGCTTCTACTTCATGGAGATCAACACCAGAATTCAGGTGGAGCACGGCGTCACTGAGCTGATCACCGGGATCGACCTGGTGCGCCAGCAGCTGCGCATTGCCGCGGGCCTCCCCCTGCCCTGCACCCAAGAGGAGGTTCCCCTGCGGGGCCACGCCATCGAATGCCGCGTCAATGCCGAGGACCCCGGCGCGGGCTTTCGCCCCTGCCCCGGCAGGGCCGGGTTCGTCCACTTCCCCGGCGGCTGCGGCGTCCGGGTGGACTCCTGTCTGTACACCGGCTGGGTTCTGCCTCCCTACTACGATTCGCTGGCGGCAAAGCTTCTTGTCCACGCCCCCACCCGGCTGGAGGCCATCCGGCGGATGCGCCGCTGTCTGGAGGAGCTGACCATCGAAGGTTTTCCCACCAACGCGGAGCTGTCCCATCTGATACTGTATCACCCGGAGTTTCTCCGGGGCGCGTACACCACCTCGTTCTTAGAGGCGCAGCTTGACGCTCTGCTGTCCTGGGACCGCAGAGCCGGGGAATGGGAGGAAACCCTATGA
- a CDS encoding leucine-rich repeat protein, translated as MSGTMLLRCRREERGVTILRLLSSASSVVLPEELWGLPVTSIAGHAFAPGCDTGDGELVVFGPPAETDNRRIISVTLPRSVRSVGDYAFYNCTALRSLTLSGNTERWGGCALMNCTELRSLHIHLYGESSSAMAYFADELPWELDMTLSYPDGQTARLIFPGYRESYEENSPAHHFDYFIHGAGYPYHHCFEDKHFSFFRFDSLWQPFLQMDHEPDCALRLACCRLRHPKELSEEAGAEYLRYLRAHSGEAIRWLIDQRDTDGLCWALPLLQPDRDALLSASALARKRGATEALALLLEEHHRRFNAGSEATFDL; from the coding sequence ATGAGCGGCACCATGCTGCTGCGCTGCCGCAGAGAGGAACGCGGCGTCACCATACTGCGGCTTCTCTCCTCCGCCTCCTCGGTGGTGCTGCCGGAGGAGCTCTGGGGCCTGCCGGTGACGTCCATTGCAGGACACGCCTTTGCCCCCGGCTGCGATACGGGGGATGGCGAGCTGGTGGTATTCGGCCCCCCGGCAGAGACGGACAACCGGCGCATCATTAGCGTCACGCTGCCCCGGAGCGTCCGCTCCGTGGGGGACTACGCCTTTTATAACTGCACCGCCCTCCGCTCCCTCACCCTCTCCGGGAACACGGAGCGCTGGGGAGGATGCGCCCTGATGAACTGCACGGAGCTGCGCTCCCTCCACATCCATCTATACGGGGAGTCCTCCTCCGCCATGGCCTATTTTGCCGACGAACTGCCCTGGGAGCTGGATATGACCCTCTCCTACCCCGACGGCCAGACGGCCCGGCTGATCTTTCCTGGCTACCGGGAGTCCTATGAGGAGAACTCCCCGGCCCATCACTTCGACTACTTCATCCACGGAGCCGGCTACCCCTACCACCACTGCTTCGAGGACAAGCACTTCTCCTTCTTCCGCTTTGACAGCCTCTGGCAGCCCTTTCTCCAGATGGATCACGAGCCGGACTGCGCGCTGCGGCTGGCCTGCTGCCGGCTGCGCCACCCAAAGGAGCTGTCGGAGGAGGCGGGAGCGGAGTACCTGCGCTATCTCCGCGCCCACAGCGGCGAGGCCATACGGTGGCTCATCGATCAGCGGGACACGGACGGCCTCTGCTGGGCGCTGCCGCTGCTCCAGCCGGACCGGGACGCCCTCTTGTCAGCCTCCGCCCTGGCCCGAAAAAGAGGCGCCACAGAAGCCCTTGCCCTGCTGCTTGAAGAGCATCACCGCCGCTTCAACGCGGGCAGCGAGGCCACATTCGATCTGTAG
- a CDS encoding small multi-drug export protein, translated as MTEFLGTHLGKLLSTAFISLVPVIELRGGIPYGIACGLGAGEAFWAAVIGNMLPVPFIILLVRRVFDWLRSGRYWGPKIGWLERKAHIKGRMVRKYRVIGLCILVAIPLPGTGAWTGALVAGVLGIRLRSSLPAIFLGVLIAGAIVTAITCGALSAFQ; from the coding sequence GTGACGGAGTTTTTGGGAACCCATCTTGGAAAGCTGCTCTCCACCGCGTTCATCTCCCTTGTCCCTGTGATCGAGCTGCGGGGCGGCATCCCCTATGGAATTGCCTGCGGACTGGGCGCGGGAGAGGCCTTTTGGGCGGCGGTGATCGGCAATATGCTGCCGGTGCCCTTCATCATCTTGCTGGTGCGGCGGGTGTTTGACTGGCTGCGCTCAGGCAGGTACTGGGGGCCGAAGATCGGGTGGCTGGAGCGCAAGGCCCACATCAAGGGGCGGATGGTGCGTAAATACCGGGTGATTGGACTGTGCATCCTGGTGGCCATTCCACTGCCGGGCACAGGGGCCTGGACCGGGGCGCTGGTGGCCGGAGTGCTGGGAATCCGGCTCCGTTCATCTCTGCCGGCCATCTTCCTTGGCGTGCTCATCGCCGGAGCGATTGTCACCGCCATCACCTGCGGCGCGCTCAGCGCGTTTCAATAG
- a CDS encoding DUF2201 family putative metallopeptidase: MEKDLTAIGREILETARNELYVNLPYLDAALCSLAFTPGNETQFVATDGQKLVYSGAYLSDRFLRSRTLVNRTYLHVILHCMLRHPWRREGRDSALWDLSCDIAVESILDSLDYPCLGASGSLPLRQSLYGQLRREMAVLTAEGIYRSLSRRTLSEYDQSRLAREFFADDHSLWDPPREDSQKQRQRWEDISQRTQTGLETVLAGTAQGGEAVYEQVKVANRESPDYRSFLRRFAAVREIAAVDGDAFEYGFYSYGLRLYGNMPLIEPPETREDRRIEDFVIAIDTSMSTSGGLVRQFLSTTYSILKSTETFTRKMNLRILQCDDQLRSDRTLHTLEELREYMEDFELAGGSATDFRPVFAHVASLQEQGVLRRLRGLLYFTDGMGIYPKKRPPYDTAFILMEESAIDVPVPPWAIRMVLTAPDLERAAREEGVWEEDSLPLDDLPIL; the protein is encoded by the coding sequence TTGGAAAAGGACCTGACGGCGATCGGCCGGGAAATTCTGGAGACCGCCCGCAACGAGCTCTATGTCAACCTGCCCTATCTGGACGCGGCCCTCTGCTCCCTGGCCTTTACGCCCGGGAACGAAACCCAGTTCGTCGCCACCGATGGGCAGAAGCTGGTCTACAGCGGCGCCTATCTCAGCGACCGCTTCCTCCGGTCCCGGACGCTGGTCAACCGGACGTACCTCCATGTCATCCTGCACTGCATGCTCCGCCACCCCTGGCGCCGTGAGGGCAGGGACAGCGCTCTCTGGGACTTAAGCTGCGACATCGCGGTGGAGAGCATCCTTGACTCGCTGGACTATCCCTGCCTGGGCGCTTCCGGCTCCCTCCCCCTGCGCCAAAGCCTCTACGGCCAGCTGCGCCGCGAGATGGCGGTCCTCACCGCGGAGGGAATCTACCGCTCCCTCTCCCGGCGGACGCTCAGCGAGTACGACCAGAGCCGCCTGGCCCGGGAATTTTTCGCCGATGACCATTCCCTCTGGGATCCGCCCCGGGAGGACAGCCAAAAGCAGCGCCAGCGCTGGGAGGACATCTCCCAGCGGACCCAGACCGGGCTGGAGACCGTGCTGGCCGGGACGGCTCAGGGCGGCGAAGCCGTCTACGAGCAGGTGAAGGTGGCCAACCGGGAGAGCCCGGACTACCGTTCCTTCCTCCGCCGCTTTGCCGCTGTGCGGGAGATCGCCGCCGTGGACGGCGACGCCTTTGAGTACGGGTTTTACAGCTATGGCCTACGCCTGTACGGCAACATGCCCCTGATTGAGCCCCCGGAGACTCGGGAGGACAGGCGTATCGAGGACTTCGTCATCGCCATCGACACGTCCATGTCCACCTCCGGCGGCCTGGTCCGCCAATTTCTCTCCACCACCTACTCCATACTGAAGAGCACGGAGACCTTCACCCGGAAGATGAACCTGCGGATTTTGCAGTGCGACGACCAGCTCCGCTCCGACCGAACACTCCACACCCTGGAGGAACTGAGGGAGTATATGGAGGACTTTGAACTGGCGGGCGGCAGCGCCACGGATTTCCGCCCCGTCTTCGCCCATGTGGCCAGCCTCCAGGAGCAGGGGGTCCTGCGCCGCCTGCGGGGCCTTTTGTATTTTACCGACGGCATGGGCATCTATCCCAAAAAGCGGCCCCCCTACGACACGGCCTTCATTTTGATGGAGGAGTCGGCCATCGACGTGCCGGTTCCCCCCTGGGCCATCCGCATGGTGCTGACCGCTCCGGACCTGGAGCGCGCCGCCCGGGAGGAGGGCGTCTGGGAGGAGGACAGTCTCCCTTTGGACGACCTTCCCATCCTGTAA
- the accD gene encoding acetyl-CoA carboxylase, carboxyltransferase subunit beta — translation MNSVFTKRRQKLLAMKALRDSHSPSSTAEERACRRCGGRFSLRKLSECLYVCPQCGYHHPIGAYYRLSFLLDGGSFHELNGKLTSSDPLDFPGYREKLEDARRRTGLTEAVVTAVGSIDGQRAVFAVLDSRFLMGSMSAAVGEKVTLAIEYAVKQKLPLIIFSASGGARMQEGIFSLMQMAKTSAALARLDEKGGLFLSVLTDPTTGGVTASFASLGDIILAEPGALIGFAGPRVIEQTIGQSLPEGFQRSEFLVEHGFVDAIVERSELRRTLSRLLSLHGRGGRP, via the coding sequence ATGAACTCTGTCTTTACCAAGCGCCGCCAAAAGCTTCTGGCCATGAAGGCCCTGCGGGACAGCCACAGCCCCTCCTCAACGGCGGAGGAGCGGGCCTGCCGGCGCTGCGGAGGGCGCTTTTCCCTCCGCAAGCTCTCTGAGTGTCTGTATGTCTGTCCCCAGTGCGGCTACCACCACCCCATCGGCGCCTACTACCGGCTCAGCTTTTTGCTGGACGGCGGTTCGTTCCATGAGCTGAACGGGAAACTCACCTCCTCCGACCCCCTTGATTTTCCGGGCTATCGGGAAAAGTTGGAGGACGCCCGGCGGCGGACCGGGCTCACCGAGGCGGTTGTCACCGCCGTGGGCAGCATTGACGGACAGCGGGCGGTGTTTGCCGTGTTGGACAGCCGCTTTCTCATGGGCAGCATGAGCGCCGCCGTGGGGGAAAAGGTCACGCTGGCCATTGAATACGCGGTCAAACAGAAGCTGCCGCTCATCATATTCTCCGCCAGCGGCGGAGCCAGGATGCAGGAGGGAATTTTCTCTTTGATGCAGATGGCAAAAACCAGCGCCGCCTTGGCCCGGCTGGACGAAAAGGGCGGGCTCTTTCTCTCCGTCCTCACCGACCCCACCACCGGCGGCGTTACCGCCAGCTTTGCCTCCTTAGGAGACATCATTCTTGCGGAGCCGGGCGCTTTGATCGGCTTTGCCGGCCCCCGAGTTATTGAGCAGACCATCGGCCAGTCCCTGCCGGAGGGATTTCAGCGCTCGGAGTTCCTGGTCGAGCACGGCTTTGTGGACGCCATTGTGGAGCGGAGCGAACTGCGCCGGACGCTGAGCCGTCTCCTGTCGCTCCACGGGAGAGGAGGCCGTCCATGA
- the acpP gene encoding acyl carrier protein translates to MSFEEVRGVIVDTLACDAEQVTLDATLMEDLSADSLSIVELTMALEEKSGITIDDEATAKLKTVGDIVQYLNAHQS, encoded by the coding sequence ATGTCTTTTGAAGAAGTCCGCGGGGTAATCGTCGACACGCTGGCCTGCGACGCGGAGCAGGTGACCCTTGACGCCACGCTGATGGAGGACCTGTCGGCCGACTCGCTGTCCATTGTGGAGCTGACCATGGCGCTGGAGGAAAAGAGCGGCATCACCATCGACGACGAAGCCACGGCCAAGCTGAAAACCGTAGGCGACATTGTCCAGTACCTCAATGCCCATCAGTCCTGA